A genomic stretch from Myripristis murdjan chromosome 12, fMyrMur1.1, whole genome shotgun sequence includes:
- the marveld2a gene encoding MARVEL domain-containing protein 2, translating into MSYEDDFYGHSDRVHQAPYYDQVPQGTLPREDSYNPQPLREQRAGHLAKSADPLPPPPLPDQPPVGPKFDPSGSEDNADPDPDPALDIKPVHRFIPDSWKNFFRGSGRSSNKPWSMPASSFNNNNSSSNGVRCSPPHSPSAPGSYHDPYGGSGSSYNSRKELLEVREPHESISGRTHHTGLTYSERVEEYHQRYAYMKSWAGLLRILGCIELLLGAAVFACVCAYIHKDNEWFNMMGYSSPGGSYGTFGGGMYGGAYYTGPKTPFVLVVAGLVWLVTVIILVLGMTMYYRTILLDSSWWPLTEFTINLAMAVLYMAAGIVYVRDTTRGGLCSYPMFNNAINAVFCRTEAGQIAAIIFLFVTMVVYLIGAMVCLKLWRHEAARKYREQYSQEMQAADIQGAQSLMAPARKPKAPEPIHDSTVIPIQAAPKPGPPKVLKGAIPSGHIPKPVIMPDYIAKYPAIRSDDERDQYRAVFNDQYAEYKELHSEVQATLKKFEEMDAMMQSLPQHPSSQMEFDRINRILQEYQKKKNDPTFLEKKERCEYLKNKLSHIKQRIQQYDKVMEWNDGYS; encoded by the exons ATGTCATATGAAGACGACTTTTATGGGCACAGTGACCGTGTCCACCAAGCGCCCTACTATGACCAGGTTCCCCAAGGGACTTTACCCAGAGAAGACTCCTATAATCCTCAGCCCCTGAGAGAGCAGAGGGCAGGTCACCTCGCTAAGAGTGCTGACCCCCTACCACCCCCTCCTCTGCCAGACCAGCCACCCGTGGGGCCCAAGTTTGACCCCAGTGGCAGCGAGGACAACGCGGATCCAGACCCCGACCCTGCCTTGGACATCAAACCCGTCCACCGCTTTATCCCCGACTCCTGGAAGAACTTCTTCAGAGGAAGTGGCCGGAGCAGTAACAAACCCTGGTCCATGCCTGCCTCCtcatttaacaacaacaacagcagcagcaacggGGTGCGCTGCTCTCCTCCGCACTCGCCCTCTGCTCCCGGATCCTACCACGATCCCTATGGAGGGTCCGGGAGCAGCTACAACTCCCGCAAAGAGCTGTTGGAAGTCCGGGAGCCCCATGAGTCCATTTCAGGGCGCACCCACCACACGGGTTTGACCTATAGTGAGCGAGTGGAGGAGTACCATCAGCGCTACGCCTACATGAAGTCCTGGGCTGGGCTGCTGAGGATTCTGGGGTGCATTGAGCTACTCCTGGGAGCGGCGGTATTTGCCTGCGTCTGTGCTTATATTCACAAGGACAACGAGTGGTTCAACATGATGGGGTACTCCTCTCCTGGGGGAAGTTATGGGACTTTTGGAGGAGGGATGTACGGCGGGGCCTACTACACAGGTCCTAAGACTCCATTTGTGTTGGTGGTGGCAGGACTGGTCTGGCTGGTGACTGTGATAATACTAGTCCTTGGGATGACCATGTACTACCGCACCATCCTCTTGGACTCATCCTGGTGGCCGCTGACTGAGTTTACCATAAACCTCGCCATGGCGGTGCTATACATGGCGGCAG gaattgTGTATGTCCGCGACACAACCCGCGGGGGTCTCTGTTCCTACCCTATGTTCAACAATGCCATAAATGCGGTATTCTGTCGAACTGAGGCCGGCCAGATTGCTGCcattattttcctctttgtcaCCATGGTGGTGTATCTGATAGGAGCCATGGTGTGTTTGAAGCTGTGGAGGCACGAAGCCGCACGCAAATATCGGGAGCAGTACAGCCAGGAG atGCAGGCAGCAGACATTCAAGGTGCACAGTCCTTG atGGCTCCGGCTCGCAAACCCAAGGCTCCAGAGCCGATCCACGACTCTACAGTGATTCCTATTCAAGCTGCTCCAAAGCCCGGACCTCCTAAAGTTTTGAAGGGAGCCATACCATCTGGACATATTCCAAAGCCTGTTATCATGCCTGACTACATTGC TAAGTATCCAGCCATCCGGTCTGATGATGAACGGGACCAGTACCGCGCTGTGTTTAATGACCAGTACGCTGAATACAAAGAGCTCCACTCTGAGGTGCAGGCTACTCTCAAGAAGTTTGAGGAGATGGACGCCATGATGCAGAGTCTTCCTCAGCACCCGAGCAGCCAAATG GAGTTCGATCGCATTAACAGAATCCTTCAGGAGtaccagaagaagaaaaac